The Geomonas ferrireducens DNA segment GCGTAGCGGGACAGTAGCCATCTTACAACTCTGTTGAGAGCATGCTGACGACCACACAGTGTTGCTTTCACTTGAATAGGAGGTCGAACATCTTTCTTAATGGCGCAGTAAGTCGCCAGCTAGCGGAATTATGCAGAGCGAGAATTTCCTTTTCTTGCTCTGCAACCAGGTTTTGCAACTGCATAGTCCGCTGCTGGGGCTCAAGCGTCGGCGAGGGAATAAACGTGTCCAATTGCTTTAATTCTTGGGGGCCAAGTCCTTGTGTATCTTTATACAAGGTGCTTAACAGTTGAAACCAATTCTCTACCGAGGACGGAAAAGGCGCAGGATTTAGCCTGTTTTGCAAAGACACCTCGTAAGCGTCCTTTGCTAGTTTCAAGCCGAGTCGGTGTGCTTCCAAGTATTTCTGGCCGTATTTTTCATCCGGCTCAAGATGACATCCTTCGCCCCATTCATTCCAGGCATTTATGAAGATCAACCTTTCATCTCCGCAGTATCTCTCTAGCGTGTATCGGGCAATCTGAGATACCCAATAAGCATACGATTCAGGAGATGAATTTACGAAAAGAAGGGGACTTGTTTTCCTTCTTGCGGAGTTATCCCAAGATGGAAAGGCACCTCGGAACAGTTTGTACGACGGGTTGGGCTTGCTAAGCATGTTGAGCATGCACTGGGTGTAATCGTATACCCTTAAATCATCTTCCAGCTGCTGGGGGGGCAGCCCGCAGTCACTGAGATTTGTTATCTGCTTTCCGATACTTCCCCAGTATGGCGCAAATTCCATCGCTGCATCGAAGCCAATGTCGGATGGGGCAATCTCGGCTTCGTCCAGGTTATCCATTCGGTTCTCAACCCTTACCAAATAGATCTCACCGATCCCT contains these protein-coding regions:
- a CDS encoding glycoside hydrolase family 99-like domain-containing protein, with translation MDTLDLRTIAMYLPQFHQIPENDQWWGEGFTEWTNVKKSKPRFEGHYQPHVPSDLGYYDLRDPYARSKQAELAKAYGISGFCYYHYWFNGKRLLEHPFNEVLANGEPDFPFCLCWANENWSRRWDGSEQQLLMEQKYSDQDSLDFINSLIPAFRDKRYIRVNQKPLLLLYRTALLPDAKRTAEIWREAMIKAGIGEIYLVRVENRMDNLDEAEIAPSDIGFDAAMEFAPYWGSIGKQITNLSDCGLPPQQLEDDLRVYDYTQCMLNMLSKPNPSYKLFRGAFPSWDNSARRKTSPLLFVNSSPESYAYWVSQIARYTLERYCGDERLIFINAWNEWGEGCHLEPDEKYGQKYLEAHRLGLKLAKDAYEVSLQNRLNPAPFPSSVENWFQLLSTLYKDTQGLGPQELKQLDTFIPSPTLEPQQRTMQLQNLVAEQEKEILALHNSASWRLTAPLRKMFDLLFK